The DNA segment ACGCGCTGTGCACACACGAGACCCACTTCTTCCGCGAGCCCCGGCACTTCGACTTCCTGGCGAACGAGGTGCTGCCGCGCTGGCGCGGCCAGGGGGACACCGGGAGCGGCGAGGGCAAGCGGGTACGGGTGTGGAGCGCGGGGTGCTCGACGGGCGAGGAGCCCTTCTCCCTGGCCATGGTGCTGCGCCACCACCTGCCGGCCGAGGAGGGCTGGGAGATCGACATCCTCGCGACGGATCTCTCCACGCGCATCCTCGAGCAGGCCCGGCAGGCGCGCTGGCCGGTGGAGAAGGCGGCGCAGATTCCCAAGCCCTACCTGCGCGCCTACATGCTGCGCGGCGTGGGCAGCCAGGAGGCGTGGATGAAGGCGGACGCCACCCTGCGCGCGCTGGTGCGCTTCCAGCGGGTGAACCTGAATGACGACAACGGGGTGGTGGGTCGCTTCGACCTGGTCTTCTGCCGCAACGTCCTCATCTACTTCGACCCGGCCTCGAGGGCCCGGGCCGTGGAGCGGCTGCTCACCCATCTGTACCCGCAGGGAATGCTCTTCCTCGGCCACTCCGAGAGCCTGCTGGGTCTGGGCACGCGCGTGCGCGCGCTGATGCCCACCGTCTACGCGCCGCGCGCCTAGCCAGAGCGTAGTAAAGAGGGCGCCCCATGCCCTGCCGTGCCTCCGCCCCCCACATCGTCATCGTCGGAGCAGGACCCGCGGGCTCATCGGCCGCCACCTTCCTCGCGCAGCAGGGCGCCCGGGTGACGTTGCTGGAGCGCGGCCATTTTCCCCGCGACAAGACGTGTGGGGATGGCTGCACGCCACGAACGCTGTGGATGTTGGAGCGCCTGGGGCTCGGCTCGCTGGCGAACACCGACGGGACGCCCGTGGACTCGGTGCACGCCGTCTCCCCGGGCGGCGTGGTGTGGGACGCCGCCATTCCGGCCCGCCTCTTCGGCGGCAAGGCCAGCATCATCCCCCGGGAGGTGCTCGACGAGCGGCTCGCGCACAGGGCCGTCCAGGCCGGCGCCACCCTGCGCGAGGGCGTGCGGGTGGTGGGCCTGGAGCGCGAGGGCGACGTGCTGCGGCTGCGCTGCCTCGCGGGCGAGTCGCTGCTCGCCGACGTGGTGCTCGGGTGCGACGGCTCGCCCTCGGTGATCCGCGGCGCGCTCGGAGTTCCCGACTTTCCCGCGCACGGGTCCGCCTTCGCGATCCGCGCCTATTACGAGAACGTGCGCCTGTCACACCCCCGGAGCCTGGGCTTCTTCTGGGACGAGGCGCTGCTGCCCGCCTATGGGTGGATCTTCCCGCTGCCCGGAGGCCGGGCCAACGTGGGCCTGGGTATGCGCGCGGACCAGCTCGCCGCGACCAGCGCACGGCTGCCCGAGTTGCTCGAGCGCTTCTGCGCGAGCCCCCACGTGGCGGCGGAGCTCGCCGGGGGCCAGCGCCTGGGGCGGCCGAAGGGACACCACCTGCCCTTCGGCTCCTCGGCCCGGCACACCACCTTCGATCAGGCACTGCTGCTGGGGGACGCGGCCGGCTTCGTCAACCCGCTCACCGGAGAGGGCATCGAGTTCGCCCTGGAGTCCGGCGCCTTCGCCGCCGAGGCGGTGGCCGAGGCGGTGAACGCGGGAGACCTGTCGGCCCGGGGGCTCGGCGGCTACGCGCGGCGCTGGCGCACGCGCTTTCGCACCGCGTTCCGGCTCAACCGCCGGCTCATGTGGGCCTTCGAGCGGCCATGGCTGTTGGATCGCGTCTTCCGCACGGCGTGCCGTGACGAGCGCACCCGCGACGAGCTCATCGACGTGATCAGCGGCGAGGCCACCCGGCTCTCGTGGCGCTTCCTCGCGTCGGTGGCGCTCGGACGGTGAGGGACAGGACGCACCACCAGTCCTTCCCCGTGCCCGACACCGCGCACCGCGTCAGTGACGAGTGGTTGACGTGTGGAGGACGCACGGGAGAACTCACCGCCAGAAGCGCGCCCCGCCCCCTTGCACCCCCTCGGAGCTGGGCACATTCTCGATCGCGAACGGCCACGACAGGAGGTGGGGGAATGCTTTCCATCCATGAGCATGCGAGTCTGGAAGAGGCGAGCGTCGAGCTGTTGGAGTTCGCCCTGGCTCCATCCAACTGGACGGCGGCCCTGGCGAACGGGGCGGCGGTGGTGCCCGCGCAGGACGTGCAGAACCAACGGCGTGTCGGGCCGCTGCGCATCTACGCCGTCGTGGAGGTGACGCCCTCGCTGGAGGTCTTCCTGCGCGTCGCCTTCCGCGCGCCGGGCCTCACGCCGGTGAAGGCCGCGGACCACCTGGAGCTCTTCCTCGAGCAGCGCCTGCCGCTCACGCCCAACACCGAGTGGCAGGTGGAAGTGGATGAGCGCCGGTGGATCCACTTCGTGCGGCGCTACGCCTCGCCTCGTCTTCAGGCATGAGCCTCGGCGGCGGGCGTGCGCGGCTCTCCGGGCACGTGCTGGTGCCCGCCCACCACCAGGCCATCGTTCACCTCGATGATCCAGTAGCCCTCGCGTCCGGCCTGCGTGGACGAGCCCGCGCAGAAGACATGCGGCCGCTCGGCCGTGGCCGGCAGGTGGTAGCGGTGATGGATGTGGCCGTGCAGCACCGCGAAGCGCGGGCCTCGCAGCAGACGGATGAGCGCCTTCGCGTCCCGCAGCCGATGCAGGGGACGATCCGCGCCGCCCGTGGGCGTGAAGGGCGCGTGGTGCACCACCACCAGCAGGGCCCGGCCCTCCAGCCGGGGATCCGCCACCACCGCCGCGAGCCCCTCCAACTGCTCCGCGCCGACGAGACCGGAGGCGATCCCGGGCACCACGGGAACCCGCGCGGACAGCAGGCCCACCACCGCGGCGTCCCGTCCCACCAGCCGCACGAAGGGGAAGGCCCCCTCGCGCTGGTGCTCGGGCAGATCGCTGTGCAGGAGCTGGCCGAAGTGCCGCGCGAAGCGGCCCGAGCGGTGGCTGCCCGGCGTGAAGACATCGTGGTTGCCGGGGATGATGGTGCACCGGCCCGGGTCCTCGGCCAGCTCGCCCAGGGACTGGCGCGCGAGCACGAACTCGGGCTCCAGCGCGTACTGGGTGACGTCACCGGAGAGGATGAAGTGATCCACGCCCCAGCGCCGCGCGTCGTCCGCGATGGTGGCGAGTGTCCCGGGCGCCCGCGCGTAGGCCTTGCGGCGCCCGCCCACGGTCTGCTCGAACATGGCGAGACACCGCCTCCAACCCAGGCGGCGCATGGGCAGCGACGGGTAGTCCGCCGTCATGTGGACATCGGAGCAGTGAAGAAAGCGCATCGGGTTCCATCCAGGGCACACCGGGTGTCGCGGGCACGCATGCTCGCCCGCCTGAAGACGCATGCTCCCCCATCGGAGGGGCACGGCGGGTGAAAACTGCGCACGCCTCCCGGGGAGGCCAAGCTAGTCTGGCTGCCACCACGTCATGAGTCTTCGCGGACGCTTCGCGCCCAGCCCCACCGGGCGCATCCACCTTGGCAATGCCCGCAGCGCGCTGCTCGGCTGGCTCCAGGCCCGCGCGGCGGAAGGCCGCTTCCTCTTGCGCATCGAGGACCTGGACCGGGCGCGCTGCCGGCCCGCCTTCCTGGATGACTTGTATCGGGACCTGACGTGGCTGGGCCTGGACTGGGACGAGCCACCCCTCGTGCAGAGCGAGCGCGGGGAGGTGTACCAGGCGGCCCTGGAGACACTGGAGCGGGCGGGCCGGGTCTACCCATGCTTCTGCACGCGCGCGGAGATCGCCCGGGCGGCGAGCGCCCCCCATGGCCTGGGAGAGGAGGGACCCCGCTACCCCGGCACGTGCGCGGCCCTGACGCCCGAGGCCCGCGCGGCCCGGGCCGCCACGCGCCCTCCCGCCTGGCGCTTCCAGGCCATCCCCGGGGAGTGGTGCTTCGAGGACGGGCTGCACGGCCGCTACTGCCAGGACGTGGCCGCGGCGGTGGGAGACTTCGTGGTGCGCCGCAACGATGGCGTGGCGAGCTACCAGCTCGCCGTGGTGGTGGACGACGCGGCGAGCGGCATCACCGACGTGCTGCGCGGAGATGATCTGCTGTCCTCCACGCCCCGGCAGCTCCAGCTCTACGATGCACTGGGCGTGCGGCCTCCCCGCTTCTGGCACGTGCCCCTGGTGCTGGGCGAGGACGGCAAGCGGCTGGCCAAGCGAGAGGGCGCCTTCGCGGTGGCCGAGCTGCGCGAGCGCGGCATCGCCGTCGAGCGGGTACTGGGGCTGCTCGCGGCCTGGAGCGGGCTGGGGGATGGCACGCCCGTGACGCTCGAGGAGCTGATCCACCGCTTCCGCCCCGAGCTTCTGCCCCGGACGCCGGTGGTGGCGCACGAAACGCTCTTGAAGGAGGCCCTGGGTTTGGGCTGAAAATTTCCACCTGCTACACTCCGCTCGGGATCCCGCGAAGCGGGAGGCTCTTGAAAAACCGGGCGGGGCGGTATGGTGTACTCCCTCGCACGCCACATGTCCGTGACCGTTCAACAGCTCGCTGCCCGGGACGCCGAAGCGCTGCGAGCGCTGCTCGCCCGGGATCCGTCCCACAACCTCTACCTGCTGGGACTGCTGGAGGAGTTCGGCCTGAACTCCGCCGAGGGGCAGGGCGGCTTCTCCTATTGGGGACGTTTCGATGGGCAGACGCTCACCGCGGCCGTGTTCGTGGGCGGCGCGGGAGGGCTGCTGGTGCCCTCGGCGAGCGACGGCACGGCCACGGGGATGATCGCGGACGCGCTCGCCGATCGCGTGAGGCTCCGGGGCGCGGTGGGCGACAAGCCCGCGGTGGACGCGCTGGTGCGCAGCCTGTGCGTGGGCCGGCCGAAGCTGTCACGCACGTACCGGCTCTTCGCCGTCTCGGCGGATGACCTGGGCCCCTTCACCAACCCGCTGCTGCGGCTGGCGCGCGAGGAGGATCTGCCCCGCCTGATGCCGCTGGCGGCGGGGGCGATCCAGGAGCTGCACGAGCGGGACGCGCTCGCGGAGGATCCACACTTCGAGGCGCGGGTGGCACAGCGCGTGCGGGCGCGGCGCACCTACGTGCTGGAGGAGAACGGCGAGCTGGTGTTCAAGGTGGACATCGGCAGCCGCTCGCAATACGGCGCGGAGCTGGAGAACCTCTACACGCTGCCGTCGCAGCGCAAGAAGGGCCACGCCACGCTGTGCCTGGGGCAGATCTCCCGCTTCCTCCTCTCGTCGCTGCCGCGCCTGACCTTGCGCGTGGAGGAGAAGGACGAGTCCCTCGCGCGCATCGCCCGCCGGGTGGGCTACCACGCCGGCCGCACCCAGCGCGTGGTGCTGGTGGATTAGCGCGAGGCCGCTTGTCGCCTGGGGTCTTCGACTGGAAAATCACCGATGACGTCCCCCGCGCCGAGCCAGTCATGCCCGTGCCACTCGACGCGACCAACCCCGAGCAGGTGACGGAG comes from the Cystobacter ferrugineus genome and includes:
- a CDS encoding CheR family methyltransferase, with amino-acid sequence MKPVLREESGATLAPEPPALSEREFTGIQQFVYREAGIWLSPAKKALVVGRLSRRLRELGCPSFSAYLRRAEEDSAERVRLLDALCTHETHFFREPRHFDFLANEVLPRWRGQGDTGSGEGKRVRVWSAGCSTGEEPFSLAMVLRHHLPAEEGWEIDILATDLSTRILEQARQARWPVEKAAQIPKPYLRAYMLRGVGSQEAWMKADATLRALVRFQRVNLNDDNGVVGRFDLVFCRNVLIYFDPASRARAVERLLTHLYPQGMLFLGHSESLLGLGTRVRALMPTVYAPRA
- a CDS encoding NAD(P)/FAD-dependent oxidoreductase; protein product: MPCRASAPHIVIVGAGPAGSSAATFLAQQGARVTLLERGHFPRDKTCGDGCTPRTLWMLERLGLGSLANTDGTPVDSVHAVSPGGVVWDAAIPARLFGGKASIIPREVLDERLAHRAVQAGATLREGVRVVGLEREGDVLRLRCLAGESLLADVVLGCDGSPSVIRGALGVPDFPAHGSAFAIRAYYENVRLSHPRSLGFFWDEALLPAYGWIFPLPGGRANVGLGMRADQLAATSARLPELLERFCASPHVAAELAGGQRLGRPKGHHLPFGSSARHTTFDQALLLGDAAGFVNPLTGEGIEFALESGAFAAEAVAEAVNAGDLSARGLGGYARRWRTRFRTAFRLNRRLMWAFERPWLLDRVFRTACRDERTRDELIDVISGEATRLSWRFLASVALGR
- a CDS encoding metallophosphoesterase family protein, coding for MRFLHCSDVHMTADYPSLPMRRLGWRRCLAMFEQTVGGRRKAYARAPGTLATIADDARRWGVDHFILSGDVTQYALEPEFVLARQSLGELAEDPGRCTIIPGNHDVFTPGSHRSGRFARHFGQLLHSDLPEHQREGAFPFVRLVGRDAAVVGLLSARVPVVPGIASGLVGAEQLEGLAAVVADPRLEGRALLVVVHHAPFTPTGGADRPLHRLRDAKALIRLLRGPRFAVLHGHIHHRYHLPATAERPHVFCAGSSTQAGREGYWIIEVNDGLVVGGHQHVPGEPRTPAAEAHA
- the gluQRS gene encoding tRNA glutamyl-Q(34) synthetase GluQRS codes for the protein MSLRGRFAPSPTGRIHLGNARSALLGWLQARAAEGRFLLRIEDLDRARCRPAFLDDLYRDLTWLGLDWDEPPLVQSERGEVYQAALETLERAGRVYPCFCTRAEIARAASAPHGLGEEGPRYPGTCAALTPEARAARAATRPPAWRFQAIPGEWCFEDGLHGRYCQDVAAAVGDFVVRRNDGVASYQLAVVVDDAASGITDVLRGDDLLSSTPRQLQLYDALGVRPPRFWHVPLVLGEDGKRLAKREGAFAVAELRERGIAVERVLGLLAAWSGLGDGTPVTLEELIHRFRPELLPRTPVVAHETLLKEALGLG
- a CDS encoding GNAT family N-acetyltransferase; translation: MSVTVQQLAARDAEALRALLARDPSHNLYLLGLLEEFGLNSAEGQGGFSYWGRFDGQTLTAAVFVGGAGGLLVPSASDGTATGMIADALADRVRLRGAVGDKPAVDALVRSLCVGRPKLSRTYRLFAVSADDLGPFTNPLLRLAREEDLPRLMPLAAGAIQELHERDALAEDPHFEARVAQRVRARRTYVLEENGELVFKVDIGSRSQYGAELENLYTLPSQRKKGHATLCLGQISRFLLSSLPRLTLRVEEKDESLARIARRVGYHAGRTQRVVLVD